GTCATGACAACCGGTACGTCCAACGCCTTGGCAGCGTCGAAGATGCGTTTGTCGTCCGTGGCCAGGGTCACGCTGGTCATTTGCGGGCAGGCGCACGCCCTGGACCAGACGTGCCAGAACATGGGCTTGCCGCCGATCTCGACCAGTGGCTTGCCCGGGAACCGCGAGGAGTCATACCTTGCGGGGATGATGCCGTGACATTCGGGGAATTCGCTCATTGCTTGGGTAGCGTATTTAATCCTTATTAAGAAAATCGGCAACCTGTTTGGAGACGGCTTCCGCGCCGCCCCTGCGGTCCCGGATGTACTGCTTCGCAGCCGCTGCCACCTCTTGGCGAGGCGGCGGGTTGTCGACGATTTTCTTGATTGATTCCAGGGCGTCCTGCCAGTCGGACGCTTCAACAGCCAGGCCTGAGTCGATGATATCGCGGCCGACCCATGCGAAATTTTTCCAGTACGGGCCGGTAACCGGGGTCACGCCGCTCGTCAGTGGTTCCAGAAAATTCTGCCCGCCCAGCGGAGCCAGGGAACCGCCCACGAAGGCGGCCGTGGCCAGCCCGTAGGCCGGGACCAGCTCGCCGAAGGAGTCCCAAAGGATGACCGTGCCGAGGGCAGCCGGACCGGAAAGGCGGGAGCGCAGGACCCAGTTGAGTCCGGCCCCGTCCATGGCTTTCCGCCACAGGTCCAGGTGGTGCATGTGGCGTGGGAACAACCCGAGCACCGTGGAAGGGCGCGCGGACATGAGCCCGGCGGCCAGTCTGGTGACGTCGTGTTCCTCTTCCTTGCGCACCGAGCCGAAGATGACGAACGAATCCTTTTCGCGGATCAGGTCCCTCAGCGGGTTGTTCTTTCGGGCCATGGGGCCTGCGTCGCCCATGCGGTCGAACTTGATGTTGGGCATGACCCAGACCCGCTCCCGGCCGAACAGGGTGCCGAAGCGGCGGCCGTCGGTCTCGGACACGGCCATGATCCGGTCCGGGCCCAGGGCGCGAAACAGGCCGGGCCAGGTCATGTACCCGGCCAGGGATTTGGTGGTCATGCGCCCGTTGGCCAGAAGCACGCGCACGTTCTCGGCTTTGCACACGGACAGGAATCCCGGCCATATCTCGGTCTCGAGGATGACGACGAGTTTCGGGCGGACGTGCCGGACCATGCGGCTCATGATTTCCGGGGCGTCGAACGGGAAATACCAGGGCTGTACCGCCAACCCTGCCTTGCGTCCGTTGATCTCCTCGGCGGCGCGCAGCAGGGTCTGGTAGCCTTGCAGAGTGTTGGTGGTCACGAGCACGCGCAGGGTCTTGCTTCCGGTCGGCTTCAGGTGCTTGAGCACCTCCCAGGCCAGATATGCCTCGCCGCCGCTGGCCGCCTGCATCCACAGGTCGGCCGCAGCGGGCATGCCGCCCGCCAGGGTACGCTGTTCCCATCCGTCCTTGAGTCGTCCGTTGAATCTGAGCAGGGGAAGGGCGGCCTTCCAGGCCAGCCCGTAGGTCTTGAGGGCCACGCCCAAAGCGGTCAACGCCATCTATTCCCTGCCTTCCAGGCCGAGCCGGATAAGTTCGCCGATCAGTTCGGTGAAGGAGTAGCCCACGTGGGCCGCGGCCCGGGGCAGCAGGCTGGTCGGCGTCATGCCGGGCAGCGTGTTGACCTCGAGCAGGTAGGTCTGGCCGTCGGCGGTGGCGATGAAGTCGCCCCGGCTGTAGCCGGTCAGGCCGAGCGCCGCGTGTGCCGTGAGCATCTGCTCCTGAATGGATGAACTCAGGGTTTCGTCAACCGGGGCCGGGCAGATTTCCTCGGCACCGTCTGCCGCGTACTTGTTCTCGTAGTCGAAGAAGTCGGATCCGTCCCTTGGGGTGATCATGATCAGGGGCAGGGCTTGGTTGCCCAGAATGCCGCAGGTCAGTTCCACGCCGGGAATGAATGTTTCCACCAGCGCGGACTGGCACATGGCGAAGACCTTGTCCAGAGCGGCCGGGAACTCCTCGGCAGTGCGGACCAGAGACATGCCCAGCGACGAGCCGCCCTTGTCCGGTTTGACGAACACGGGCAGGGGAAGCTGGAGCGCCGTCTCACGT
The sequence above is a segment of the uncultured Pseudodesulfovibrio sp. genome. Coding sequences within it:
- a CDS encoding D-alanine--D-alanine ligase, with protein sequence MHVILIAGGWSDERDVSLSGARKIRSALDELGHDVTFFDPADDFHNLLSIARNADFAFINLHGTPGEDGLIQAVLDKAGCPYQGAGPAASYLALNKAAAKEVFEANGIKTPDWQLITPTQGRETALQLPLPVFVKPDKGGSSLGMSLVRTAEEFPAALDKVFAMCQSALVETFIPGVELTCGILGNQALPLIMITPRDGSDFFDYENKYAADGAEEICPAPVDETLSSSIQEQMLTAHAALGLTGYSRGDFIATADGQTYLLEVNTLPGMTPTSLLPRAAAHVGYSFTELIGELIRLGLEGRE
- a CDS encoding glycosyltransferase N-terminal domain-containing protein, translated to MALTALGVALKTYGLAWKAALPLLRFNGRLKDGWEQRTLAGGMPAAADLWMQAASGGEAYLAWEVLKHLKPTGSKTLRVLVTTNTLQGYQTLLRAAEEINGRKAGLAVQPWYFPFDAPEIMSRMVRHVRPKLVVILETEIWPGFLSVCKAENVRVLLANGRMTTKSLAGYMTWPGLFRALGPDRIMAVSETDGRRFGTLFGRERVWVMPNIKFDRMGDAGPMARKNNPLRDLIREKDSFVIFGSVRKEEEHDVTRLAAGLMSARPSTVLGLFPRHMHHLDLWRKAMDGAGLNWVLRSRLSGPAALGTVILWDSFGELVPAYGLATAAFVGGSLAPLGGQNFLEPLTSGVTPVTGPYWKNFAWVGRDIIDSGLAVEASDWQDALESIKKIVDNPPPRQEVAAAAKQYIRDRRGGAEAVSKQVADFLNKD